The nucleotide window AAAGCAACTACTCCTGCAATTCTTTTGATCACAGAGCCTCTGACTTTCTCCAATACACGTTCCTTGATCGTGTGAGAGTCGTTCAGCCAGTAGTTATAAAGATCGCCACCCCATAATACCCAGATCGTTTTCGAGAGACACTTTTGGTTCAAAAATAGAAGAAGAAGGCTCCTTGCGCAAAAAGTTGAATGAAGGAATACAAGATCGGCTTCCGACATCTTCTTGTACAACCATCTCACATGCTTGATATTCAAGAATTCAAGCTTATTCACTTCGTTTGAGTTCAGATACCTTGAGTTATGAGCGAACGTCACGAATACATGCGATGAAGAGTCGAAGTATTGACGCACAAAGTCTATGAATTTGCTCGTGTAAAAGTTGTCGATGAGAATGTGAAGATACACTGTGACTGTCCCTCCGTTTCAGCTTTTCTGTGGTTTAGCGAGTAGGGATCCAGCTATAGTAACATAGTAGCATAACTTTATGCTTTCACACGCCTAATAGCAAGGATTGTTCAATTCTTTCACGATCCTCTGACTCGAATCACCTTCACCGTAAACATTTCTGGGATAGTCGATATTCCCACTTTTCAACAATTCGTTCAATGTTTCGCGTATCTTTCCTGGTTCAGTGAGCCTGTTCCAGCCACACTCGATCAGTTCTCTCCAGCCTGTGTCCGGCATCACAACTATGGCTCTTTTTTCACACCAGTACGCTTCTTTCTGTAGCCCACCTGAGTCCGTGATCACGCAAAGGCTTTTCTCAACCAATCCCATCATAGCCAAATAATCCACAGGATCGATCAATGTCAAATTCCTTGCATAATCATAAAGTCCAAACTCGGTTATCTTTTTTCTTGTTCTGGGATGGATTGGAAAAACGACCTTCATTTCTCTAGCAATTTCTGAAAGCTCTTTGAAAATAGTTTCAAGGCTTTCTTTCACATCGGTGTTGAAATCTCGGTGAATCGTGCACACAATGTAGCTGTTCTCTTTTAAGCCCAGCTGTTCGATCAGCTCGTATGTGAAGTAAGGTTTCATCTTC belongs to Thermotoga sp. Ku-13t and includes:
- the wecB gene encoding UDP-N-acetylglucosamine 2-epimerase (non-hydrolyzing), translated to MTVLSLVGARPQIIKEAVLNKEFQKAGIKEILVHSGQHYDYNMSDVFFKVLDIRQPDYNLNVGSGTHAEMTARIMIEFEKVLVKEKPDIVLVYGDTNTTLAGSLVGAKLKIPVAHVEAGLRQKPKDMPEEINRIVTDHVSSLLFCPSQLAVENLKKEGIIQGVHFVGDVMYELFLKMKPYFTYELIEQLGLKENSYIVCTIHRDFNTDVKESLETIFKELSEIAREMKVVFPIHPRTRKKITEFGLYDYARNLTLIDPVDYLAMMGLVEKSLCVITDSGGLQKEAYWCEKRAIVVMPDTGWRELIECGWNRLTEPGKIRETLNELLKSGNIDYPRNVYGEGDSSQRIVKELNNPCY